The following are encoded in a window of Rubellicoccus peritrichatus genomic DNA:
- the trpS gene encoding tryptophan--tRNA ligase, with product MSEEKPVILTCAQSTGKLHLGNYLGAIRNWVSYQEGYECFFGIVDMHAITVPYNPSELRKSSLDCIAQYIACGLDPAKCSLFLQSHVIGHTELAWVLGCLTPLGRLERMTQFKDKSRKQQDEGSAGFIGSGLLTYPVLMAADILLYNADRVPVGEDQKQHLELTRDIATKFNETYSPTFKVPEIDIPKQGARVMSLQNPQSKMSKSDPNQAGSIYLLDEPAVIRKKFQSAVTDSDPDRRISADKQDSGIPNLLEILSAVSGKSIEALEGEFSGASYADFKGAVADAVVDLFEPIQAKYKAISQDKSELNRVLKAGADSAQKRAYKTMSKVYRKAGFVERIR from the coding sequence ATGTCTGAAGAGAAGCCCGTAATCCTGACTTGTGCACAGTCCACTGGAAAACTCCATTTGGGCAACTACCTTGGTGCTATTCGCAATTGGGTTTCCTACCAAGAAGGCTATGAGTGTTTTTTCGGTATTGTGGACATGCACGCAATCACCGTCCCTTACAATCCGTCGGAGTTGAGAAAAAGCTCACTTGATTGTATTGCGCAATACATTGCGTGTGGCCTTGATCCAGCCAAATGCAGCTTGTTTTTACAAAGCCATGTCATTGGGCATACGGAACTGGCCTGGGTTCTTGGATGTTTGACGCCTTTAGGACGGCTCGAGCGAATGACTCAGTTTAAAGACAAGTCGCGTAAGCAACAGGATGAAGGCAGTGCCGGTTTTATTGGAAGCGGGTTGTTGACTTACCCCGTTCTTATGGCTGCGGATATCCTGCTTTACAATGCTGACCGCGTTCCGGTTGGAGAAGATCAGAAACAGCATCTTGAGCTCACTCGTGACATCGCAACCAAGTTTAACGAGACTTATTCCCCCACCTTCAAGGTGCCGGAGATCGATATCCCCAAACAGGGTGCCAGAGTGATGTCGCTTCAGAATCCGCAATCCAAAATGTCAAAAAGCGATCCAAATCAAGCAGGCTCCATTTATCTTCTGGATGAACCGGCTGTTATTCGAAAGAAATTTCAAAGTGCAGTAACTGACTCCGACCCTGATCGTCGTATCTCTGCTGACAAGCAGGATTCCGGGATTCCAAACCTTCTGGAAATCTTGTCAGCTGTCAGTGGGAAGTCTATTGAAGCGCTGGAAGGTGAATTTAGCGGTGCAAGTTATGCTGACTTCAAAGGGGCGGTGGCCGATGCGGTTGTTGATCTCTTCGAGCCTATTCAAGCAAAGTATAAGGCAATTTCCCAGGATAAGTCCGAACTCAACCGAGTCCTCAAGGCTGGTGCAGACTCAGCTCAGAAAAGGGCTTACAAAACGATGAGCAAGGTCTATCGCAAGGCTGGATTTGTTGAGCGCATTCGTTAG
- a CDS encoding peptide ABC transporter substrate-binding protein, with protein sequence MQAKQVFSLINLSLFIIFFFTGCSERITPVERANKEQILLKANGADPATLDPQLATGVIEFDILLSLFEGLMKPNPVTLDPEPAVAESYEASEDGKRYTFFFRKDALWSNGDPITAHDFEFSYKRILSPNLGSQYAYMLYPILNASKFNQGEIDDFAEVGVKAIDDHTLQIDLESPTPYFLSLILHLSWYPVHPPTILKHGEMDELGTRWTRPGNMVSNGPFALKKWSVNDDLVVTRNTNYWDNDAVALNGIHFLPIENLNTEERAFRAGQVHITKSIPLSKVDSYRASGSKDLRINPYLGIYYYTINTTRPPLDNIEVRKALSMAIDRKLITEKILKGGQLPALHFTPPNTGGYTTEYNVQENVEEAQKLLADAGFPGGKNFPVIELLYNSSESHKLIAEAIQQMWKKNLGIDVSLINQDWKVYLNSRRQKDYDIARASWIGDFVDPINFLDLMASYSGNNHTGWASLEFDELLDEASRTSDPEKRFTILQEAEAMALKEMPVIPIYFYMSVYLVNPAVEGWHANILDWHPYQAISLKNEAN encoded by the coding sequence ATGCAAGCGAAGCAAGTCTTCTCCCTTATAAATTTATCTCTTTTTATCATCTTTTTTTTCACTGGTTGCAGCGAAAGAATAACTCCGGTAGAGCGAGCGAACAAAGAGCAAATACTACTCAAGGCAAATGGCGCAGATCCGGCAACGCTCGACCCTCAATTAGCCACTGGGGTCATTGAATTCGACATCCTGCTTTCTCTGTTTGAAGGCTTGATGAAGCCAAATCCAGTCACACTAGATCCCGAGCCGGCAGTTGCGGAAAGCTACGAAGCCAGTGAAGACGGCAAACGTTACACTTTCTTTTTTCGAAAAGATGCACTTTGGTCAAATGGAGATCCAATTACCGCGCACGACTTTGAGTTTTCCTACAAGCGTATATTGTCTCCGAATTTGGGGTCTCAGTATGCCTATATGCTCTATCCGATTCTGAATGCGTCGAAATTCAATCAAGGTGAGATCGATGATTTCGCTGAGGTCGGCGTTAAAGCCATAGATGATCACACCCTGCAAATTGATCTGGAATCCCCTACTCCCTACTTTCTGTCTCTGATTCTTCACCTGTCATGGTATCCAGTTCATCCCCCGACAATCCTGAAGCATGGCGAGATGGATGAACTGGGAACGCGTTGGACTCGTCCGGGCAATATGGTTTCCAATGGTCCTTTTGCACTGAAAAAATGGAGTGTGAACGATGATCTGGTCGTCACTCGAAACACAAACTACTGGGACAACGATGCTGTAGCTCTGAATGGCATCCACTTTTTGCCGATTGAAAATCTCAATACTGAGGAACGTGCATTTCGCGCAGGCCAGGTACATATCACGAAAAGCATTCCTCTTTCCAAAGTCGATAGTTACCGGGCAAGCGGCAGCAAAGACCTGCGCATTAACCCATATCTCGGAATATATTACTACACGATCAACACAACGAGGCCGCCTTTGGACAATATTGAGGTTAGAAAGGCCCTTTCAATGGCGATTGATCGGAAACTGATTACTGAGAAGATACTCAAGGGCGGTCAATTACCGGCACTTCACTTCACCCCTCCCAACACAGGTGGCTATACTACTGAATATAATGTTCAGGAAAACGTGGAAGAAGCCCAAAAGTTACTGGCGGATGCCGGATTCCCAGGAGGCAAAAATTTCCCGGTGATCGAACTGCTTTATAATAGCTCCGAAAGTCATAAGCTAATTGCTGAGGCAATCCAGCAAATGTGGAAGAAGAACCTCGGGATAGACGTAAGCCTTATTAATCAGGACTGGAAAGTCTACTTGAACTCTCGACGACAGAAGGACTATGACATCGCCCGGGCTTCCTGGATTGGAGACTTTGTCGATCCAATCAATTTCCTCGATTTGATGGCATCTTACTCAGGCAACAACCATACGGGCTGGGCGTCTCTGGAGTTTGATGAACTCCTCGACGAGGCTTCACGCACCTCCGATCCTGAGAAACGATTTACGATTCTACAGGAAGCTGAAGCAATGGCTTTGAAAGAAATGCCGGTCATCCCGATTTACTTCTATATGAGTGTCTACCTGGTCAATCCAGCTGTCGAAGGCTGGCACGCCAATATTCTGGACTGGCATCCTTATCAGGCCATTAGCCTGAAAAACGAAGCAAATTAG
- a CDS encoding prepilin-type N-terminal cleavage/methylation domain-containing protein: MLTTAGENHRNTLKSGFSLVEIMIAMSLLGIVALGLGKAMIQSRKMAESSIYATTAHGVAYGYAEQIMALDYVDFESSVKDNAVPVTLKAISPSSTSGSVEIDDPLYIGVWTDKDIVIDVKGEGTEERSIVMPMKFSLSATSLNSGVNPRDAYEIKLAYQFKSPSRRDDSWLSDTINFVKSSVPIY; the protein is encoded by the coding sequence ATGCTTACAACAGCAGGAGAAAATCACCGAAACACTCTCAAATCCGGCTTCAGTCTTGTTGAGATCATGATTGCCATGTCATTACTGGGGATCGTTGCACTTGGGCTGGGAAAGGCGATGATTCAGTCGCGCAAAATGGCTGAGAGTTCAATTTATGCGACTACAGCTCATGGCGTGGCTTATGGGTATGCAGAACAAATCATGGCACTGGATTATGTTGATTTCGAGTCCAGTGTTAAAGACAACGCCGTACCGGTAACCCTTAAGGCAATTTCACCGTCCTCGACCTCTGGCTCTGTAGAGATTGATGATCCACTTTATATTGGTGTCTGGACGGACAAAGACATTGTCATCGACGTCAAAGGCGAAGGAACAGAAGAACGTTCCATTGTCATGCCAATGAAGTTCTCTCTTTCTGCGACAAGCCTAAACTCAGGAGTTAACCCTCGGGATGCTTATGAGATCAAACTTGCTTATCAGTTTAAGTCTCCGAGTCGTCGCGATGACAGTTGGTTGTCCGACACTATTAACTTCGTCAAGTCGTCCGTTCCAATATACTAA
- a CDS encoding PulJ/GspJ family protein → MRGFTLTEIMIAVTIFSLLMVGATQFLIDGYEVTFVTEKKLEINADIREVTNGIFDEARGANYFVMYQSFFPDDTGTPPGDFRNPTSGYSAEDYRQRKGNSGDFVVFVYTGVDANPNDATPAPIERLVGYLRDDSAADSSEAPVMRFDINIPAADQNKTVEELIPTVDQKTNFKTVINLVTGLANGNLFYNVEDRSVLINGKIIHGNQAKQVTGTYNFTVSPRG, encoded by the coding sequence ATGAGAGGGTTCACTCTTACCGAGATAATGATCGCAGTAACCATCTTCTCCTTGCTGATGGTTGGTGCAACTCAGTTCCTTATTGACGGATATGAAGTTACCTTTGTGACCGAAAAGAAGCTCGAGATTAATGCTGATATTCGGGAAGTCACAAACGGAATATTCGATGAAGCTCGTGGAGCCAATTACTTTGTGATGTACCAGAGTTTCTTTCCTGATGACACGGGGACGCCACCAGGAGATTTCAGAAACCCTACCTCAGGTTATAGTGCTGAAGATTACCGCCAGCGAAAAGGGAACTCGGGCGACTTCGTTGTTTTCGTCTACACAGGAGTTGATGCAAACCCCAATGATGCCACGCCTGCACCGATCGAACGTTTGGTTGGATATTTACGAGACGACAGTGCGGCTGATTCCTCTGAAGCTCCGGTTATGCGTTTCGACATTAATATACCAGCAGCCGATCAAAATAAGACTGTAGAAGAGTTAATTCCGACGGTTGATCAAAAAACTAACTTCAAGACGGTCATCAATCTGGTTACAGGTTTAGCCAATGGAAATTTGTTTTATAATGTTGAAGACAGGAGTGTCCTGATTAACGGAAAAATTATTCATGGTAACCAAGCGAAACAGGTTACCGGCACATACAACTTTACCGTCTCACCACGTGGATAA